Within the Centropristis striata isolate RG_2023a ecotype Rhode Island chromosome 23, C.striata_1.0, whole genome shotgun sequence genome, the region GAGGACTGTAAATTACACTGCTATCCCCAACAGCCAAGCTCTTCTTAGGGCTGGGGCGGCCGGCAGCACACAGACTACCTGGACAACACTGCAGATGGCAGGGAACACTGTGCAGCCAGTCTGCCAGAGTCTCCCCACCCCAGAGGTCATCAGCACCACCCAGGCTGTCCAGCAGGTGACTGTTTGTCCATTGGGCAACAAACCCTCTGTTCAGCCCATTCAAATACAGATGCAACCACATGTGCCTGTACAGCAAGCACCCATTACAGCCCACATTCAAGCACAGCACTTTCAAAGACCCACTCAGCTACGGCCTGCAATGCTGAACCAGGCACAGCCTCAGTCTGTTCTAGCCTCCCAACCACAGTGTGCTGTTCTCTCCCAGTCAGCCATTGTACCCCAGCCAGGCATCGTGGCCCACACTGCTGTCGTGCCGTCACAGCCCCAGCCTGCTGTACTTCAACCAGCGTCACTGGTTCCCCATGCTCCAACAGCCCTCATACCTCAACCTCAGCCCATCCCTCAGCCTGCCCTGGTGCCCCAGCCACAGGCCACCGTGCTGCCACTCCTTCAGACCATGCAGGTGCTGCAGGTCAACCCAACTGGAGGGACAGCCTCAGGTGTAACAGCACCACAGAACACAAACAACCCAAGTGTGGTCATCCTGCAGCAAGCCAGTTCTTGCCCAACTCAATCAGTTGTACGGGAGGAATTGACCAATCCGACACCATGTCAGCATATTGTAATCATCCAGGCACCTAATCAGGTTGCACCTGCCCCTCAGAATCCTCAGGTTGGCATGGTGCCTGCTGCTGTGCCCACTGCAGTACCTGTTGTGTCCACTCAAATACCAACAACTAGCAGTTCAACATCTGGCACTTCCTTACAGAGCGTTGGGGGAAAGCAACTGGTGCACATTCTCCCACGTCCTGTTCAGCCTCAAGTTAACAATCCCCTTCAGGTCACTCAGGCCTCCTCTTCTCCACCAGTTCCTCCAACCCCACAGACTATCACTGTGAATGGCCAGGTGTTTGCCTTGCAGCCCATGAAGACCTCTGACAAGTCCAGCTCACAGGCTGGCCAGAGCACACTCCAGCTGGTCCAGCCCACCACCACTGAGGAACCAACTACTAATGTGGCCCTCAACAGTTTAGGTGCACTCAGCAGTCTCAATCAGAGCATCTCTCAGGGCCTTCCCCTTACCATTTCTAGCCAGAACAATGGTCAGCCTCCAGTTGTTCCATCATCAGTAGTCTCAGCAGTCCAGCAGAAGCAGTCACCTGCTCCAGTATCCGTCCCTGGAACTGCTCTTGCTCTACCTGTTCGGCAGCTACAGGTCCCTTGTTTGAACCCAGTCAAGTCAGGACTGGTGGTTAGTGCCTCTAAGCCTCCAGGCAAGAGGCTTCGCACAACTCTGAATGCAAAGAGGGCAACAGCTAAAAGGACTAAATCAGCCAGGAAAAAAGAGCTTAGTCAAGCACCacctgctgttgctgttgcagCCAAGCCAGTGGTCACTACAGGAGAAAGTCAGACAGTTCAAGTTTCAGTATCTCAAGTTTTACAGTCGGCATCGACTATAAAAGCCACAGGCATTCCCACCACTTGTACTACAGTTGTCACAACTACAGATCCTAGTAAAGCTGTAGGAAATGCCCcctccacacacaacacccaATTAACGATTGTGTGTAGTTCTTCTAGCGATGCAACTGTCTTTAGTCAACCCCATCCACAGAGCAAAATCTCTGTCAGTGCAACTCAGACTGAAGTTCCATTCAGTCATACTAACACTAGTGGTATGGCAACTGCAGTTACCACTGCCGATGCCACATTAGCCAAGCCGACAGTTAGTGCAGCTGTGGCCATTGAGAGTAAACCAGCTGGCAACAATTCAACTGTAACCAAACTTCCAGTTCCAGAGGTTAAAAAGCCAACCACCAGTTCGGAAACTAGCACAACACAAAGTAAGTCAGCTGCCACAACTGTGGTTTCTAAACCGAGCAAATCTGTGGTCAGCTCTGCAGGTGCTGCTGAGACTTCCACTACTGTTTCCACAGCATGTTTGACTCCAGTCCGCACCAGCGTGCCAACAACTCCACCAGTATCTTCACACCAGGCTACCCAACCAACTCCAGTATCTCGTCACCAGTCTAATAACCAAGATCCTCTGCCCTGTAATAAACCCCAGTCTCAGCCAACAACTTCACTGTCTGTGTCCACAACTGTGGCGCTCCCATCACCTGCGGCAGTTTTTTCTGCAGCTCACAGCTCTGTTACAGCCCCTACAACAAGCTCAGAGTTTAAGAAAAGGGTCACTACCAGTAGAGCTCCAACACAGCCGACTGATATGAATATGCCCAACACCTCCCCCTGCCACCCTGCTGAAATCAAACCACCCCAGCCTCCAAGAAGAGACCGGGAGGTTCCGATAGAGAGACACTCCACAGCAGCAGTCAAAGACAGCTTGGTGGAAGCTACTTCTGGCACTACTTCTAGAAAGGATTTTGCCCTGTCTCAACAGGTGTACACTAACCTTGACGATCAAACTATAGAGCACCCTATGACATCCAGCAGGCAGACAGATTCTCCCATGTCTTCAGGGGCTGGGGCAGGCAGAAGCTTCTCTGTGGCATCCATGCTTCCCCAGGGCCACACTATTAGTGGGTCATCTGGCTCCTTTGGGACTTTTACATTTACTTCTGAGCAGGCAGAAATGTTGGCCTTGGCAATGCTTGAACAGGACAGTCCAGGAAGGCGGAGTGGAAGCTGCTCAGGGAACACTGCTTCAACAAACCCCACTGCAGCCACATGGGAGCCACCAAAACCCCCAGTAGTGTCTAGCAGTAAAGATAGGGGCTCAACTGGACAGCAGACTAAAGTAACGAAACCCATGGACACGGTTAAACCCACTGTCCAGGCATCTGTCCGAGGACAGGCTGCGGAGGGTTCCAATGGAAGCAGACTTCCACAAAATATCTCATACTCCCAGTCTCAGTCTGTCCCCCAGGTCCAGTCACAGAGCTCCTCCCAGAGCGGCACTGTGGCTAGCCTCAGCGTCAACAACCTGATCAGGCCTAGCTCCAGTCAGCAACCCTATCCTGGCTCTCCCAGTCTTGCTGGCCAACAGGGCTCAGTCCCCTCACCTGTAGGGACCCCAGCCCACATATCCCAACCCCCAAACAATGCCCTCTCACCCTGCTCCGGTGCAGCCCAACTGAATGAGTACACCCCCTTAAAGACTGCGTTAATGAGGGCTCAGGCTGGAGTAGGTGTAGGTGAGCGACAGGTGAAGATCATCTCCAAGCGGCAGGCCCAGGAGGAGGTGATGCTAAACACTGGAAAGCGGCCCAAACCTTGTCCTCCATCAGCTACCACTGTTAGCCATATGGACGTGAAAGCACCAGACCACAGCCAGATGATGGTGGGACAGCTGCCTCCCACGTCCTCAGCCGTTATGACGAGGATTAATGCGGACAGCGGAGGCCCCCTCTTCTCCACAAACTCTTTCATGAGCCCGGTAGTTCGACCAACGGATGGCCACTGCCCTCCTCAAGGACCCCCTGAGCAGAACCAACCAGGTGTGCTCCATCTGCCACAGGGTCACCCGCAGCATGCTGTGACCCAGCCTGGCCAGCACCTGGGTGGAAACATTtacatgaaacagcagcagcaagagCAGCAGAGACACCATCTGTATCATTTGCAACACCATCTGACGCAGCCTGACCCCGCACAGCGCCACTCACTACACCAGAGGGcgcttcagcagcagcaggagcagcagcagcagcagcagcagcagcagcagcagcatgtgcaGAAGAAGCGGGGGCTTGTCAGAGGCAGTCAAACCGGTTCACCTGCTGGCCTGCAGCAGAAGCAGCACCACCTGGAGAAGTCTGGagttcagcagcagcaacactcacatcaacaacaacagacacagcatcaacagcacacacagcagcagcagtcacaGCAGCATCAACAACAGTCGCATCAACAATCACAACAGCATCAACAGCCAACACAACACCAACAGTCTCATCCCCAACAGCAAACCCATCAACAGCAGCCTCAGACGCAGCATCAACaacaccaacagcagcagcagcagttacaacagcagcagcagagctctcACTCCAGACACCAGCAACATATACAGCAGcagatccagcagcagcagcagcagcagcactttaGACACCAGGAGAAGAGCTGTGAAGCCCAGGCAACAGGATCCAGGGGGCACCACAGCAGCCACCTGGCCCAGCAGGAGCACCTCAAGGTGGGTGTCACATAGTAGATAATATGACGATGATGTTATTGAATAAAAACTGGAAATAAAGTACAGTGGCACCTGTAGTACTTAGGCCTGTCACAGTCACGGTAATTACAATATTGCCAACACAATgccataaaaacagcagcaatatTTAAAGACTTTGGTGCagcatttaagtgtttttttcacagGACCTaggccaataaaaaaaaacgtttgatCATCCGCAAGCTCAGGCAGCTTCTCTAGACAAAAGTTAATTGCTTTTTGATCAAATTGTCATATTAGTGGCATTATCGCCCACCAAAATGTGgctattgtgacaggcctagagGTACTTAAGTTGATCTTGTCTGgctatctttttattttcattactaaAATTATTTGCTGATAAGTCTGTAAAACAAGTAATCATGGAACCAACCAATCAAAAGAAAGTTcttaattttcattttctatcGAAATCATATCAGACATAAGCCGTTCAGAGCTTAATTGAAAGAATTGGATGGAGTTCAGTGTTTTGGAGTGAACTTTTTAATTACCCATGGTATGTAATTATGATTGCATGATTTAAAAACGGCACAAATAATCACTGAGATTTCTGTTGGTGCAGCCAAGTTATAACTGGTATGCTGGTATTTTTTGGGACTGGTTGGAAAATTACAAAGACCTAGTTGTAGCCAACCACCGCAGCAGACCACATTTACACTGCCACAGCAAAAAGAatcctgaaaacaaaaacaaaatgcttgCCGCGgaacttttttctgtcttgGCCCTTGCAGTGAAAAAGCAGCCCTGTCCCTTTAGCCGCAGTTCAGACAGAGGAATGAAAATTCATGattgttatttattt harbors:
- the LOC131962290 gene encoding basic helix-loop-helix domain-containing protein USF3 encodes the protein MPEMTETQTPGRKPKKKKNKESHNAVERHRKEKINAGINRIGNLLPCSQALKQSKNMILDQAFRYITELKKQNDTLLLEGGDKVQAEEIRRLRRQMEELRRESAHYIELLKANDINILEDPTVHWKGKQRCAKVAKVPPTHQLPKGIIVYSNGNVMCPAGKETSPTKQPSETLILQQPSEVSARLRVNGALLQVNTSSSTPALLPGSTATPIQSTPGLRMIEQCVVETPAAAPTLPPSVSYITLQIPAATTALPQQPQPATPAPTLTIAATSATQIHTESSVQSVPNLTTLTQAIATSRAAASEVCSWVTQDTAMRTVNYTAIPNSQALLRAGAAGSTQTTWTTLQMAGNTVQPVCQSLPTPEVISTTQAVQQVTVCPLGNKPSVQPIQIQMQPHVPVQQAPITAHIQAQHFQRPTQLRPAMLNQAQPQSVLASQPQCAVLSQSAIVPQPGIVAHTAVVPSQPQPAVLQPASLVPHAPTALIPQPQPIPQPALVPQPQATVLPLLQTMQVLQVNPTGGTASGVTAPQNTNNPSVVILQQASSCPTQSVVREELTNPTPCQHIVIIQAPNQVAPAPQNPQVGMVPAAVPTAVPVVSTQIPTTSSSTSGTSLQSVGGKQLVHILPRPVQPQVNNPLQVTQASSSPPVPPTPQTITVNGQVFALQPMKTSDKSSSQAGQSTLQLVQPTTTEEPTTNVALNSLGALSSLNQSISQGLPLTISSQNNGQPPVVPSSVVSAVQQKQSPAPVSVPGTALALPVRQLQVPCLNPVKSGLVVSASKPPGKRLRTTLNAKRATAKRTKSARKKELSQAPPAVAVAAKPVVTTGESQTVQVSVSQVLQSASTIKATGIPTTCTTVVTTTDPSKAVGNAPSTHNTQLTIVCSSSSDATVFSQPHPQSKISVSATQTEVPFSHTNTSGMATAVTTADATLAKPTVSAAVAIESKPAGNNSTVTKLPVPEVKKPTTSSETSTTQSKSAATTVVSKPSKSVVSSAGAAETSTTVSTACLTPVRTSVPTTPPVSSHQATQPTPVSRHQSNNQDPLPCNKPQSQPTTSLSVSTTVALPSPAAVFSAAHSSVTAPTTSSEFKKRVTTSRAPTQPTDMNMPNTSPCHPAEIKPPQPPRRDREVPIERHSTAAVKDSLVEATSGTTSRKDFALSQQVYTNLDDQTIEHPMTSSRQTDSPMSSGAGAGRSFSVASMLPQGHTISGSSGSFGTFTFTSEQAEMLALAMLEQDSPGRRSGSCSGNTASTNPTAATWEPPKPPVVSSSKDRGSTGQQTKVTKPMDTVKPTVQASVRGQAAEGSNGSRLPQNISYSQSQSVPQVQSQSSSQSGTVASLSVNNLIRPSSSQQPYPGSPSLAGQQGSVPSPVGTPAHISQPPNNALSPCSGAAQLNEYTPLKTALMRAQAGVGVGERQVKIISKRQAQEEVMLNTGKRPKPCPPSATTVSHMDVKAPDHSQMMVGQLPPTSSAVMTRINADSGGPLFSTNSFMSPVVRPTDGHCPPQGPPEQNQPGVLHLPQGHPQHAVTQPGQHLGGNIYMKQQQQEQQRHHLYHLQHHLTQPDPAQRHSLHQRALQQQQEQQQQQQQQQQQHVQKKRGLVRGSQTGSPAGLQQKQHHLEKSGVQQQQHSHQQQQTQHQQHTQQQQSQQHQQQSHQQSQQHQQPTQHQQSHPQQQTHQQQPQTQHQQHQQQQQQLQQQQQSSHSRHQQHIQQQIQQQQQQQHFRHQEKSCEAQATGSRGHHSSHLAQQEHLKPGQDHNAMQRMMSTRTLEQQLIPSPSNPASRSSDLACAPSRQERHRVSSYSAEALIGKSSTSGEQQQRMGLHLQPGRGTTQDQPDLRGYLDTSRGKANIAHNPQNRLPSDHQGSADVQRVSECPPFKPMGGGAHQLGGFEAQVSRGSDMAPKSVPSSQRGPQGQQQGGFRMGVGPPPDGRNRYSAAHPGSQGVQVGLPREQEGCHQSFMQSLLSPHLPEQSNHQRAVQCCPPVSMEYSCVPGSSSGDIQAKASSPSVPQTQKAPSMRLGEGNKGHISQVSSNMHGGPGVRAGLPHPPTPHGSSEPGRSSAPSRPPAAVSQHSRHIARDTQATKLRPGDRPRSGTLRQSNPFEPDGHLPLPSGGGVLLGRPQSGGEARRSTIVRFMADSGQVPGDNNLVPDQHLTQNFGFPFIPEGGMNPPPINANSTFIPPVSQPNASRTPSLLPVEPQNTLPSFYPSYSPAAHPSLPSDVTLQYFPNQMFTSPSADKGSAPPLNNRFGSILSPPRPVGFGQASFPLLPDMPPMPIANSSGITPHISNFSLTSLFPEIATGMPTDGSAMPMSPLLSLSNTSAADSGKQPNRPAHNISHILGHDGSSAV